The following are encoded in a window of Paenibacillus polymyxa genomic DNA:
- a CDS encoding extracellular solute-binding protein yields the protein MLKKMMALSGSLLLTVGLLSGCGSGGGTDASKESAGGKEDLKTVTINMFTASPEYTDAFNAYIEEYKKVKPNVKINLEIMQADYNTILKSKIASGSTPDVFQTTAGGDIDTYADYSADLTNEPLAAAMTDAVRANMSSSDGKVLGLPVKGNLFTLIYNKDLLTKAGVTSPPKTIAEMQDAVTKLEAKGITPFANAYKEWWVWKHIFQHYVDAAAQDAGVEPKQLVSDFIAGKAKIKDYPVLYNNFFNFIDLTVKHGTDKPLERDSNAEVSDFASGKAAFMTGKGAWDEEAIKKINPDLKIGIMGYPVSDKADQSVIITGADQALRINKDSEVSKETIEFFNWLYTSEYGKNWFSQVAKVIPPIKDAPLPDLEMPKEMESILKTSKSGDLSVNYSLDTFHQKFGELMQAYISGNMNKDQAVAEIEKAWVQLGSAQ from the coding sequence ATGTTAAAGAAGATGATGGCGTTATCCGGCAGTTTGCTTTTGACGGTCGGTTTGTTGAGCGGATGTGGAAGCGGCGGCGGCACGGATGCGTCGAAAGAAAGTGCTGGCGGCAAAGAAGATTTGAAAACGGTTACAATAAACATGTTCACAGCTTCACCAGAGTATACTGATGCTTTTAACGCGTATATCGAGGAGTATAAGAAGGTCAAACCTAACGTGAAGATCAATCTGGAGATCATGCAGGCAGATTACAACACGATTCTGAAGTCGAAAATAGCCTCAGGCAGTACACCGGATGTATTCCAAACGACGGCAGGAGGCGACATCGACACGTATGCGGATTATAGCGCTGATCTGACCAATGAGCCGCTGGCAGCAGCCATGACGGATGCTGTTCGAGCGAATATGAGCTCCAGTGACGGCAAAGTGCTGGGACTCCCGGTAAAAGGGAACCTGTTTACGCTGATTTACAATAAGGATTTGCTTACCAAGGCTGGGGTAACCTCCCCGCCGAAGACGATTGCAGAAATGCAGGATGCGGTCACCAAGCTAGAGGCGAAGGGCATTACTCCATTTGCCAATGCATATAAAGAGTGGTGGGTATGGAAGCATATCTTCCAACACTATGTAGATGCTGCCGCGCAGGATGCAGGCGTGGAACCGAAGCAACTCGTTAGTGATTTTATCGCAGGCAAAGCAAAAATCAAGGACTACCCAGTGCTGTACAACAACTTCTTTAACTTCATTGATTTGACGGTGAAACATGGCACAGATAAGCCACTGGAACGGGACAGCAATGCGGAAGTAAGTGATTTTGCATCCGGAAAAGCTGCATTTATGACGGGTAAAGGTGCGTGGGATGAGGAAGCAATCAAGAAAATTAACCCTGATCTCAAAATTGGCATCATGGGATATCCGGTGAGTGACAAAGCGGATCAATCGGTCATTATTACCGGTGCAGATCAGGCGCTGCGTATCAACAAGGATTCCGAAGTATCCAAGGAAACAATTGAATTTTTCAACTGGCTGTACACTTCGGAATACGGTAAGAACTGGTTCTCCCAGGTAGCGAAGGTGATTCCTCCAATTAAGGATGCACCGCTTCCTGATCTGGAAATGCCTAAGGAAATGGAAAGCATTTTGAAAACGTCGAAGTCCGGCGATCTGTCTGTGAACTACTCGCTGGATACGTTCCACCAAAAATTTGGCGAGCTGATGCAGGCATATATCAGTGGCAACATGAATAAGGATCAGGCGGTTGCAGAGATTGAGAAGGCATGGGTGCAATTAGGTTCAGCACAATAA
- a CDS encoding response regulator has product MYNVLIIDDEEPLREAIRIVGDWGNLGIEHIYEATNGRLGMELLGQHHIDVVMVDMKMPEMNGIEFLRAIEKAYPHMLTIVISGYNDFEFTRQAIQSRVVDYLLKPINRQDLNQALRKAVDILESREQSKNKFISQNITLNMSLPKLKEKLYLSILDGSFKRQANTALLPLIGADQPGNRFGVIVLRLLNRDEIRRTRFHGDADLMDFAVTNVLAQTSDERLSCFSFSHPRREREVVSICTLAPGQEEHMALLLAQVTQKAVVNLHGLFSMVVVAGLGKLCTDVLELASAYMDAKTLIHSTDVLKLEGESILHTVPRQMGTLEEMSWTERLLSIQKDAQTGQANRAKVLLGDLLKQLASGPIFRLQDADRMMNEFHFLLREAAIELGASTLALNQDGALEELEHAGESDLSADFTSFVHYGQRLNRMLELYIAGVQHAQAGNQPFDITDIKRHIDRYYFEDIKISFFAETYFLSREYLMKLFKQQFGYGIHEYVQKVRMDKAKELLGDSNLKIQEISDMLGYKDKNYFSKAFRNYYQVSPSEYRVSLQ; this is encoded by the coding sequence ATGTATAACGTATTGATTATTGACGATGAAGAACCGTTACGCGAAGCCATTCGTATTGTTGGAGACTGGGGTAATCTGGGCATCGAGCATATTTATGAGGCAACGAATGGAAGGCTGGGAATGGAACTGTTAGGTCAACATCACATCGATGTGGTGATGGTAGATATGAAGATGCCGGAAATGAACGGTATCGAATTTCTACGTGCTATCGAAAAGGCATATCCCCATATGCTGACGATTGTCATTAGCGGCTACAACGACTTTGAATTTACACGGCAGGCGATTCAATCCCGGGTGGTGGATTATCTGCTCAAACCTATCAATCGTCAGGATCTGAATCAGGCACTGCGCAAAGCAGTGGACATTCTGGAAAGCCGAGAGCAAAGCAAAAACAAGTTCATTAGCCAGAACATTACGCTGAATATGTCACTGCCGAAACTGAAAGAGAAGCTATATTTGTCCATTTTGGACGGTAGCTTTAAAAGGCAGGCCAATACGGCGTTGCTCCCATTGATCGGAGCGGATCAGCCGGGGAATCGCTTTGGGGTGATCGTGCTGCGGCTGCTGAACAGGGATGAGATTCGCAGGACACGTTTTCATGGCGATGCCGATCTGATGGATTTTGCTGTAACCAATGTGTTAGCGCAGACATCGGATGAACGGTTGAGTTGTTTTAGCTTCTCCCATCCGCGACGGGAGCGTGAGGTCGTTTCGATCTGTACCTTGGCCCCAGGACAAGAAGAACATATGGCCTTACTATTGGCACAAGTGACACAGAAGGCGGTGGTGAACCTGCATGGGCTGTTCAGCATGGTGGTAGTTGCCGGATTGGGTAAGCTCTGCACAGATGTATTGGAGCTAGCGTCTGCTTATATGGATGCCAAGACGCTCATTCACAGCACGGATGTGTTGAAGCTGGAAGGGGAATCCATTCTTCATACAGTGCCACGGCAAATGGGTACGTTAGAGGAAATGTCATGGACGGAGCGACTGTTGTCGATCCAAAAGGATGCTCAGACAGGTCAGGCGAACCGGGCAAAGGTACTGCTGGGCGATCTGCTGAAACAATTGGCATCAGGCCCTATTTTCCGTTTACAGGATGCGGATCGAATGATGAACGAGTTCCATTTTTTACTGAGAGAAGCTGCGATTGAGTTGGGTGCGTCTACGTTAGCGTTAAATCAAGATGGAGCTTTGGAAGAGCTGGAGCACGCGGGGGAAAGCGATTTGTCTGCTGATTTTACGAGCTTTGTCCACTACGGTCAGAGATTGAATCGAATGCTGGAGCTTTACATTGCCGGGGTCCAACATGCTCAAGCGGGGAACCAGCCCTTTGACATAACGGACATCAAAAGGCACATCGACCGTTATTATTTTGAGGATATCAAAATTTCGTTTTTTGCCGAAACCTATTTTTTGAGTCGGGAATACCTGATGAAGCTGTTCAAACAGCAGTTTGGTTACGGTATTCACGAATATGTACAGAAGGTTAGAATGGACAAGGCGAAGGAGCTGCTGGGTGATTCTAACCTGAAAATACAGGAAATCTCGGATATGCTCGGCTACAAAGATAAAAATTATTTCAGTAAGGCTTTCCGTAATTATTATCAGGTGTCACCGTCTGAGTATCGCGTGAGCCTGCAATAA
- a CDS encoding sensor histidine kinase, which translates to MCTLSKGAVIMMSERAGTILRSIWRRITQKLVNKLILLFTSVIILVVGSLTIISYQMIEKESVNHSIASTTNNLLLVNQNLEDYLEGMQQLALPQLRYNDIMNAIANENRDYASRMVIENYLRSMFYSRNDLEAIYLYVADRHQYYVVTRETYNITVRKGINTDIPKLSWYKEAMASTANESFQSFAGSRSDMGYVAPQASFMAYHRVLRSIASRHPQAVLSFYYNTSAVDEIMQNVPLGKGDQLMLISPERVPFYVNSFPLYERMRDSGVLAQIGKGGSGQVTWSDSSGNQEYLVVYDAGEKDGWQLIKPIPYRQIYEAATTTRNWSYVIGALFLGVSIILVTLTSNAITRPLHKLSTQMKRFSTGDFGARAPVKGHDEIAYLSLHFNEMVQRTEELINERYRMKLVEKNAILKALEAEINPHFLYNALQAISTQALKREMFDMADMVDALAQTLRYSINGKDIVAAREELKHIERYIGLQKARFGARLRVEVVWEETLMELPIPRLSVQTLVENSIKHALEKVSSDILIVISAESGATDATIAVRDNGPGISEDKLRLVLDSFHEKWEERESEHIGLKNLNTRLKLLYGDQAGLFILTDETGTEMRMQIPRGGVSHV; encoded by the coding sequence ATGTGTACGCTTTCAAAAGGGGCGGTTATCATGATGTCAGAGCGTGCAGGAACGATTCTTCGATCCATATGGAGGAGGATCACGCAAAAATTAGTGAACAAGCTCATTCTTCTTTTTACCTCGGTGATTATTCTGGTGGTGGGCTCACTCACAATTATTTCCTATCAGATGATTGAAAAGGAGTCGGTTAACCATAGCATCGCCAGCACGACGAATAATCTGCTGCTGGTTAATCAGAATTTGGAGGATTACTTGGAGGGAATGCAGCAGTTGGCTCTTCCACAGCTTCGTTATAACGATATCATGAACGCGATTGCTAATGAGAATCGGGACTATGCTTCACGAATGGTCATTGAAAATTACTTGCGCAGCATGTTTTATTCGCGCAATGATCTGGAGGCTATCTATCTGTACGTGGCGGACCGACATCAATATTATGTGGTGACTAGGGAGACGTACAACATTACGGTGCGCAAAGGAATAAACACGGATATTCCCAAGCTTTCCTGGTATAAAGAGGCAATGGCCAGCACTGCTAACGAATCATTTCAATCTTTTGCAGGGTCCCGCTCTGATATGGGCTATGTGGCGCCACAAGCCAGCTTTATGGCTTACCATCGAGTGCTGAGGTCGATTGCATCCCGTCACCCGCAGGCGGTGTTGTCCTTCTATTACAATACAAGCGCCGTGGATGAAATCATGCAGAACGTTCCACTGGGCAAAGGGGACCAACTGATGCTGATAAGCCCTGAACGGGTTCCCTTTTATGTGAACAGCTTTCCGCTATATGAGCGGATGCGTGATTCCGGGGTGCTGGCACAGATCGGCAAGGGAGGAAGCGGGCAAGTAACGTGGTCAGATAGCAGTGGCAACCAGGAGTATTTGGTCGTTTATGATGCTGGCGAAAAGGACGGGTGGCAGCTCATCAAACCCATCCCATACCGCCAAATTTATGAAGCGGCTACGACGACACGGAATTGGAGCTATGTCATCGGGGCTTTATTTTTAGGTGTGTCTATTATTTTAGTGACACTGACCTCGAACGCCATTACCCGGCCTTTACATAAGCTGTCTACCCAGATGAAACGGTTTAGCACTGGAGATTTTGGGGCAAGGGCACCTGTGAAGGGGCATGACGAGATTGCCTATTTGTCGCTGCATTTTAACGAAATGGTCCAAAGAACCGAAGAACTTATTAATGAGCGCTATCGCATGAAGCTGGTCGAAAAGAACGCTATACTCAAGGCGCTGGAGGCTGAAATTAATCCCCATTTTCTGTACAATGCCTTGCAAGCCATATCCACACAGGCATTGAAGCGGGAGATGTTCGACATGGCGGATATGGTGGATGCTTTGGCCCAAACGTTGCGGTATTCCATCAACGGCAAGGATATCGTAGCTGCCCGCGAAGAACTCAAGCATATTGAACGGTATATAGGTCTGCAAAAAGCAAGATTCGGGGCGAGGCTGCGAGTCGAGGTGGTATGGGAGGAAACGCTGATGGAGTTGCCGATTCCGAGATTATCTGTACAGACGTTGGTGGAAAACTCCATCAAGCATGCGTTGGAAAAAGTATCAAGCGATATTCTGATCGTCATTTCAGCCGAATCGGGTGCTACAGATGCCACAATTGCAGTCAGGGACAACGGACCTGGGATTTCAGAGGACAAGCTGAGACTGGTGCTGGATTCGTTCCACGAAAAATGGGAAGAACGGGAGAGCGAGCATATTGGCTTGAAAAATCTGAACACACGCTTGAAGCTTTTGTATGGAGATCAGGCAGGATTATTCATACTTACGGATGAAACAGGAACGGAAATGAGAATGCAAATTCCCCGGGGAGGAGTCAGTCATGTATAA
- a CDS encoding carbohydrate ABC transporter permease, which produces MLKKRGTWGDKGSKLEFGLFTLPVILCITIAFYIPFLMTIRYSLTKWNGISKHPKFVGLDNFKQILLGDANFAHAAWFTVKYAILYIVLVNVLAILLALVLDMKLKSSAWLRAAFFIPYILSLVIVGFIWKFIFMQGFESLGHSTGWGIFQLSWLGEEGLAFVSILAVSIWQSIGFYMVIYIAGLQSVPEDLKEAAIVDGAGPIRRFFSIILPMLAPSITISVFMALTNSIKVFDVILSLTGGGPGGTTYSIAYDIYRDTFQNNLYGYGTAKALILFVAVLIITIIQLSIFKRREVEA; this is translated from the coding sequence ATGCTGAAAAAAAGGGGAACTTGGGGCGACAAGGGTAGTAAACTGGAATTCGGTTTATTCACACTGCCCGTAATCTTGTGCATTACGATTGCATTTTATATTCCGTTTTTGATGACGATACGTTATTCCCTGACCAAGTGGAACGGCATATCCAAACATCCGAAATTTGTAGGTCTGGATAACTTCAAGCAAATCCTGCTCGGAGACGCCAACTTTGCACATGCAGCCTGGTTTACCGTCAAATATGCCATTCTGTACATTGTACTGGTGAACGTGCTGGCCATTTTGCTGGCGCTCGTCCTCGACATGAAGCTGAAAAGCTCGGCTTGGCTGCGGGCAGCTTTCTTTATCCCTTATATCCTCAGCCTCGTGATTGTCGGCTTTATATGGAAATTTATCTTCATGCAAGGCTTTGAGTCACTGGGACACAGTACAGGCTGGGGCATCTTCCAGCTAAGCTGGCTGGGTGAGGAAGGGCTCGCGTTTGTTTCCATTTTGGCGGTATCCATCTGGCAATCCATTGGCTTTTACATGGTCATTTATATTGCAGGCTTGCAATCTGTGCCAGAGGATTTAAAAGAAGCTGCCATTGTCGATGGCGCGGGGCCGATTCGGAGATTTTTCAGTATTATTCTACCGATGCTCGCACCTTCCATTACGATCTCAGTCTTCATGGCACTGACCAACTCGATCAAAGTGTTTGACGTCATTTTATCTCTGACCGGCGGTGGGCCAGGTGGTACAACATACAGCATTGCGTATGATATTTACCGGGACACGTTCCAGAACAATCTGTATGGCTACGGAACAGCCAAAGCATTGATTTTATTCGTTGCAGTCCTGATCATTACGATTATTCAATTGTCTATTTTCAAACGCAGGGAGGTTGAAGCCTGA
- a CDS encoding carbohydrate ABC transporter permease gives MQRSRTGRILLEAGMIVLSLLFLYPLFLAINNSFKSFAEVMTDVIALPKQLSLDNYVYVWKFIDYPRLFLNNTIITVVGLAGIVLISSIAAYKLARTKSKWSSVIYMLCIMPMLIPFQSIMLTVLRLAKDLNLADSTWGLGLLYWGFGAPLAVFIYHGFVKGIPAEIDESAKIDGASGFRLFFSVIFPLLKSVTATIVIIDVMWIWNDFLLPLLMVNGSPSTKTLTLAAYTFVGQYTSDWQYAMTAMVMAVLPSIIVFIFLQKYIVKGVVAGAVKG, from the coding sequence ATGCAACGCAGCCGTACGGGACGTATTTTGCTAGAAGCGGGCATGATTGTATTATCATTGTTATTTTTGTACCCGCTGTTTCTCGCCATTAACAATTCGTTCAAAAGCTTCGCTGAGGTCATGACCGACGTCATTGCGCTGCCCAAGCAGCTTTCGCTGGATAACTACGTATATGTATGGAAATTCATTGACTATCCACGCCTATTTCTGAATAACACCATTATCACCGTCGTCGGACTGGCAGGTATCGTACTGATATCTTCCATCGCAGCCTACAAGCTGGCAAGAACCAAAAGCAAATGGAGCTCCGTGATTTACATGCTGTGCATTATGCCGATGCTGATCCCGTTTCAGTCCATCATGCTCACTGTCTTGCGACTGGCGAAAGACTTAAATCTGGCAGATAGCACTTGGGGACTTGGCTTGCTGTATTGGGGCTTCGGTGCACCGCTGGCAGTGTTTATCTATCACGGCTTTGTGAAGGGTATTCCGGCTGAGATTGACGAAAGCGCCAAAATCGATGGGGCCTCGGGCTTCCGGCTTTTCTTTTCCGTGATTTTCCCCTTGCTGAAATCAGTCACCGCCACCATTGTCATTATCGACGTGATGTGGATTTGGAACGATTTTCTGCTTCCGTTGCTCATGGTCAATGGCTCACCTAGCACCAAGACGCTGACGCTGGCCGCCTACACCTTTGTCGGACAGTATACGTCAGACTGGCAATATGCCATGACCGCGATGGTAATGGCTGTGCTGCCTTCGATCATCGTATTTATTTTTCTGCAAAAATACATTGTTAAAGGCGTCGTCGCTGGGGCCGTCAAAGGCTGA
- the lepB gene encoding signal peptidase I — MESGNHLTDSTVEQLQEKRPRVKNEMIDWLKAIIVAIVFVFIIRWLLFAPFIVEGASMEPNFKTDERVVVNKVIYDFRDPKPSEVVVFHVRKEQKDFIKRVIGVAGDTIQYQGDNLYVNGKKVEESYIQGAIQDAHAKGELYNNVDFPNGTITDSKVPEGYIFVMGDHRNNSRDSRAIGFVSIKDIVGRADVIFWPVDSAQWVKHK; from the coding sequence ATGGAGAGTGGAAATCATTTGACGGATTCAACTGTCGAACAATTGCAGGAAAAGCGGCCACGAGTGAAAAATGAGATGATCGATTGGCTTAAGGCCATTATTGTAGCCATTGTGTTCGTGTTCATTATACGTTGGCTATTATTTGCGCCATTTATTGTTGAGGGAGCGTCCATGGAACCGAATTTCAAGACAGATGAACGAGTGGTCGTGAACAAGGTGATTTACGATTTTCGTGATCCCAAGCCGAGTGAGGTTGTTGTATTCCATGTGAGAAAGGAACAAAAAGACTTTATTAAGCGTGTTATTGGAGTGGCTGGAGATACGATTCAGTATCAAGGCGACAATCTTTATGTGAACGGTAAGAAAGTAGAGGAGTCATACATTCAGGGAGCTATTCAGGATGCGCACGCCAAGGGAGAACTATATAACAATGTTGATTTTCCAAATGGAACCATAACCGATTCCAAGGTACCTGAGGGGTATATTTTTGTGATGGGTGACCACCGCAATAATAGTAGGGATAGTCGTGCTATTGGCTTTGTCTCTATTAAAGATATTGTTGGCCGTGCGGATGTGATTTTTTGGCCGGTGGATAGCGCACAATGGGTTAAGCATAAATAA
- a CDS encoding right-handed parallel beta-helix repeat-containing protein, producing the protein MFKRNDRPKTGFNALRLGVSFVFASSCLIGTAYADTLSNDIPSSALTEEAVSTTDSTTVSTTLAAGDLYVAPNGNVSNPGTISSPTTLEAALTQIAPGKTIYLRGGNYTYSSTVTIQRENSGNNGSLKGLVAYGSEKPVLDFSAQAFGSANRGLQLNGDFWLVKGLEVKGAGDNGIYIGGSNNRIENVETHHNRDTGLQLGRYSPNASTSEWPSNNLILNSYSHDNADPDNGEDADGFAAKLTVGSGNVFDNCLAAYNVDDGWDLYSKTETGPIGEVTILNSVAHHNGQTADGTSTANSDGNGFKLGGDKIKVNHIVKNSIAFQNKKHGFTYNSNPGSITLTNNTSWDNGQSNFAFDKGDHVFINNLSFEGTASDKTSGTDQDDSSVWWKNKKSTNAKGLVVSADDFVSLTPSITRSADGSIQLGDFLKLAKGSDLIGSGTPSGKNIGAR; encoded by the coding sequence ATGTTTAAACGAAATGATCGTCCAAAAACCGGCTTTAACGCTCTAAGACTCGGTGTTTCTTTTGTTTTTGCTTCTTCTTGCCTTATTGGAACCGCTTACGCAGATACGTTATCCAACGACATCCCTTCTTCCGCACTCACAGAAGAGGCAGTTAGTACAACCGACTCAACCACCGTCTCCACAACGTTAGCGGCAGGTGATTTGTATGTAGCGCCAAATGGTAACGTGTCCAATCCGGGTACAATATCCAGTCCTACCACGCTCGAAGCAGCACTTACGCAAATTGCTCCTGGTAAAACCATTTACCTGCGCGGTGGCAACTACACCTACTCCTCAACGGTTACAATTCAGCGTGAAAATAGCGGCAATAACGGCTCACTCAAAGGGTTGGTCGCTTACGGTAGTGAAAAGCCGGTACTTGATTTCTCTGCTCAAGCCTTTGGTTCAGCCAATCGTGGACTTCAGCTTAACGGAGACTTTTGGCTGGTAAAGGGCCTGGAAGTCAAGGGTGCCGGAGATAATGGTATCTATATCGGCGGCAGCAATAACCGAATCGAAAACGTGGAAACTCACCACAACCGGGATACTGGACTTCAGCTTGGACGTTACTCCCCTAACGCTTCCACTAGTGAGTGGCCTTCGAACAATTTGATTTTGAATTCTTACTCTCACGATAACGCTGATCCCGATAATGGTGAGGATGCCGATGGCTTCGCTGCCAAATTGACTGTGGGATCAGGCAATGTGTTTGATAACTGCTTGGCTGCGTACAACGTAGACGATGGCTGGGATTTGTATAGCAAAACCGAAACGGGTCCCATCGGCGAAGTAACCATTTTGAACAGTGTGGCCCACCACAACGGGCAGACCGCAGATGGAACGTCTACCGCGAACAGCGACGGCAATGGCTTTAAGCTGGGTGGAGACAAAATCAAAGTCAACCATATTGTGAAAAACAGTATTGCTTTCCAGAACAAAAAGCACGGCTTCACCTACAATAGCAACCCCGGCAGCATTACGTTGACCAATAATACCTCGTGGGACAATGGACAAAGTAATTTTGCTTTTGACAAGGGTGATCACGTGTTCATTAACAATCTTTCTTTTGAAGGAACAGCAAGTGATAAAACAAGCGGTACAGATCAGGACGACTCTAGCGTTTGGTGGAAAAACAAGAAATCGACGAATGCCAAAGGTCTGGTAGTCAGTGCAGACGACTTTGTTAGCCTCACGCCTTCTATCACTCGAAGTGCAGACGGTTCCATCCAGCTCGGTGATTTCCTTAAGCTGGCCAAAGGAAGCGATCTGATCGGCTCGGGTACTCCGAGCGGAAAAAATATAGGGGCACGTTAA
- a CDS encoding MFS transporter: MERRITLKHTLAYGSGNMLGSGALAISGAWLMYFYTTFCGLSPVQAAAIFSVASIIDAVSNPVMGFISDNFHRTRLGRKFGRRRFFIMMGIPLMLVYPMLWVDGLGFWYYLSTYVLFELVYTSVMVPYEALASEMTRDFGARSRLTGWKAMFGKIANFAAAFIPGRFIAEYGKDSPLPFFYTGLVFAAILLIAMAFLYKNSWERPSEELQKELEGEAPLSFIDSMKKLFVDISSTFRVKTFRHHLGMYLGGFSAEWLFTSAFTYFIVFSLFQSSEMVSNLNSFNSVIQLISTYFFIQFCVRKGFRMPFIAALVVVCFSVAGYGLLYITGASNTMVWLYVITLFMGLGTGGVYYIPWNQYTFLADVDEALTGRRREGIYAGMMTFAGKMVRAVVVFILGWVLQHFGFVSGADSQPVAAQHAIFYVLVVGTIVLAIIGMIASVVMKLDIDSHKKLIAEIDRLKNGGSMKSAKPEARKVFEELTGFHYDRCWGNNNVGFKNKPADPKTHTPSM; this comes from the coding sequence ATGGAACGAAGAATCACACTGAAACATACACTCGCCTATGGAAGCGGTAACATGCTAGGAAGTGGCGCACTTGCTATTAGCGGTGCATGGTTAATGTACTTTTATACAACCTTTTGCGGACTGTCTCCCGTTCAGGCCGCGGCCATTTTCTCTGTTGCCAGCATCATAGATGCAGTCAGCAATCCGGTCATGGGCTTTATCAGCGATAACTTTCACCGGACCCGCTTGGGCCGTAAATTCGGCAGACGACGCTTTTTCATCATGATGGGTATCCCGCTGATGCTCGTGTATCCGATGCTTTGGGTAGATGGGTTGGGCTTCTGGTATTACCTGAGTACGTACGTGCTGTTTGAACTGGTGTATACCTCTGTCATGGTGCCGTATGAAGCACTAGCGTCAGAGATGACACGGGACTTCGGCGCACGCTCCAGATTGACTGGATGGAAGGCTATGTTTGGCAAAATTGCCAATTTCGCCGCCGCTTTTATCCCTGGTCGCTTTATTGCCGAGTATGGCAAAGACTCTCCATTGCCTTTCTTTTATACCGGTCTAGTTTTTGCAGCTATTCTGCTGATTGCGATGGCATTCTTGTACAAAAACTCCTGGGAACGACCAAGTGAGGAACTGCAAAAGGAACTGGAAGGTGAAGCTCCGCTTTCCTTTATAGATTCGATGAAAAAGTTGTTTGTTGACATTTCCTCTACCTTCCGAGTCAAGACGTTCCGTCATCATCTCGGGATGTACCTGGGCGGCTTTTCAGCTGAGTGGCTGTTTACTTCTGCTTTTACGTACTTTATTGTCTTCTCCTTGTTCCAAAGCTCGGAGATGGTATCCAATTTGAACAGCTTTAACTCTGTCATTCAATTGATTTCTACCTATTTCTTCATCCAATTCTGCGTGCGTAAAGGGTTCCGTATGCCTTTCATCGCCGCACTCGTCGTCGTTTGCTTTAGCGTAGCAGGTTATGGCCTGCTCTATATAACGGGAGCCTCGAATACGATGGTATGGCTATATGTCATCACCCTGTTCATGGGGCTTGGTACTGGGGGCGTCTACTACATCCCTTGGAATCAATACACGTTCCTTGCCGATGTGGATGAAGCGTTGACCGGCCGTCGCCGGGAAGGTATTTATGCAGGTATGATGACTTTTGCCGGAAAAATGGTGCGGGCCGTTGTCGTCTTCATTCTCGGCTGGGTGTTACAGCATTTTGGCTTTGTATCCGGGGCTGATAGTCAGCCCGTCGCTGCTCAGCACGCCATCTTTTATGTACTCGTGGTTGGTACTATCGTTCTCGCGATCATCGGTATGATTGCTTCTGTCGTGATGAAGCTGGATATTGACAGCCACAAGAAGCTAATCGCCGAAATTGACCGCCTCAAAAACGGTGGCTCCATGAAATCAGCCAAACCGGAAGCTCGGAAGGTATTCGAGGAACTGACAGGCTTCCATTACGATCGGTGCTGGGGTAACAATAACGTGGGCTTCAAGAACAAACCCGCTGACCCTAAGACACACACTCCATCTATGTAA